The Argopecten irradians isolate NY chromosome 6, Ai_NY, whole genome shotgun sequence genome has a window encoding:
- the LOC138325754 gene encoding tax1-binding protein 3 homolog → MAGHKAGDPLECYSIPLVLNKDPDLDDEGNPVLGQDGNPRHRCGFKIGGGIDQDNTKCPYGYPDKGIYVTYIHEGGPAARCGLQVHDKILQVNGHDMTVVTHRKAVEYIQRKPVLNMLVYRKGVPNLAQQEHNQQTQFQSFTQQQEYPIAYQ, encoded by the exons ATGGCGGGTCATAAAGCAGGCGACCCACTGGAATGCTATAGC ATTCCTTTGGTGTTGAACAAAGATCCTGATTTAGACGATGAAGGGAATCCAGTCCTGGGACAGGATGGAAACCCCAGGCATCGCTGTGGATTTAAGATCGGAGGAGGAATCGACCAAGACAACACCAAATGTCCATATGGATATCCTGATAAG GGTATATATGTCACCTACATTCACGAGGGTGGGCCCGCTGCCAGGTGTGGACTTCAGGTTCATGACAAAATTTTACAG GTGAATGGCCATGATATGACTGTTGTAACACACAGAAAAGCGGTAGAGTACATACAAAGGAAGCCAGTCCTGAATATGCTGGTGTACAGGAAGGGTGTTCCTAACCTTGCACAGCAAGAACACAACCAGCAGACACAGTTCCAGAGTTTTACCCAACAACAGGAGTACCCAATCGCCTACCAGTAA
- the LOC138326120 gene encoding uncharacterized protein: PITNQSHVTQPITNQSHVTQPITNQSPVTKPITNQSPVTQPITNKSPVTQPITNQSPVTQLITNQSPVTQLITNQSPVTHPITNQSHVTQPITNQSPVTQPITNQSPVTQPITNQSHVTQPITNQSPVTQPITNQSPVTQPITNQSPETQPITNQSPVTQPITNNSTVTQPITNQSHVTQPITNQSPVTHPITTQSPVTQPITNQSHETQPITNKSPVTQPITNQSHVTHPITNQSHVTQPITNQSHVTQPITNQSPVTQPITNQSPVTQPITTQSPVTQPITNQSPVTQPITNQSPVTHPITNQSHVTQPITNQSPVTQPITNQSPVTQLTTTQSPVTQLTTNQSPVPHPITNQSPVTHPITTQSPVKQPITNQSHVTQLITNQSPVTHPITNQSPVTQLTTTQSPVTQLTTNQSPLTKPITNSHL, from the coding sequence CCCATCACAAATCAGTCACATGTAACACAACCCATCACAAATCAGTCACATGTAACACAACCCATCACAAACCAATCACCTGTAACAAAACCCATCACAAATCAGTCACCTGTAACACAACCCATCACAAACAAATCACCTGTAACACAACCCATCACAAATCAGTCACCTGTAACACAACTCATCACAAATCAGTCACCTGTAACACAACTCATCACAAATCAGTCACCTGTAACACACCCCATCACAAATCAGTCACATGTAACACAACCCATCACAAATCAGTCACCTGTAACACAACCCATCACAAACCAATCACCTGTAACACAACCCATCACAAATCAGTCACATGTAACACAACCCATCACAAACCAATCACCTGTAACACAACCCATCACAAATCAGTCACCTGTAACACAACCCATCACAAATCAGTCACCTGAAACACAACCCATCACAAATCAGTCCCCTGTAACACAACCCATCACAAACAATTCAACTGTAACACAACCCATCACAAACCAGTCACATGTAACACAACCCATCACAAATCAGTCACCTGTAACACACCCCATCACAACTCAGTCACCTGTAACACAACCCATCACAAACCAGTCACATGAAACACAACCCATCACAAACAAATCACCTGTAACACAACCCATCACAAACCAGTCACATGTAACACACCCTATCACAAATCAGTCACATGTAACACAACCCATCACAAATCAGTCACATGTAACACAACCCATCACAAACCAATCACCTGTAACACAACCCATCACAAATCAGTCCCCTGTAACACAACCCATCACAACTCAGTCACCTGTAACACAACCCATCACAAATCAGTCACCTGTAACACAACCCATCACAAACCAATCACCTGTAACACACCCCATCACAAATCAGTCACATGTAACACAACCCATCACAAATCAGTCACCTGTAACACAACCCATCACAAATCAGTCACCTGTAACACAACTTACCACAACTCAGTCACCTGTAACACAACTTACCACAAATCAGTCACCTGTACCACATCCCATTACAAATCAGTCACCTGTAACACACCCCATCACAACTCAGTCACCTGTAAAACAACCCATCACAAACCAGTCACATGTAACACAACTCATTACAAACCAATCACCTGTAACACATCCCATCACAAATCAGTCACCTGTAACACAACTTACCACAACTCAGTCACCTGTAACACAACTTACCACAAACCAGTCACCTTTAACAAAACCCATCACAAACAGTCACCTGTAA